One Owenweeksia hongkongensis DSM 17368 genomic region harbors:
- a CDS encoding rhodanese-like domain-containing protein, whose protein sequence is MSIPVQFYILGILFLLHLPAMAQKKVESKAYGIMLDGLLSDTVPAVSVEQLAKMDDVVTLDSRSKEEYEVSHMKNAIWVGYEDFTLDRVPENLKNKKLVVYCSVGARSQKVTTKLLEAGYNNVSNLYGGIFEWINQNHPVYNDEGQTKKIHPYNFVWGLWLSEGEKSYD, encoded by the coding sequence ATGAGTATTCCAGTTCAGTTTTACATCCTTGGAATTCTTTTTCTTCTACATTTACCCGCTATGGCGCAAAAAAAAGTAGAAAGCAAAGCCTATGGAATCATGTTGGACGGGCTTCTAAGTGATACCGTTCCTGCAGTTTCTGTAGAGCAACTTGCCAAAATGGATGATGTGGTCACTTTAGACTCCCGGTCAAAAGAAGAGTATGAGGTTAGCCACATGAAAAATGCCATTTGGGTGGGTTATGAAGATTTTACGTTGGATAGAGTACCCGAAAATCTTAAGAACAAGAAATTAGTAGTGTATTGCTCTGTGGGCGCCCGAAGCCAAAAGGTAACTACTAAACTTCTTGAGGCTGGTTACAATAATGTTTCAAACTTGTACGGAGGTATATTTGAATGGATAAATCAGAATCATCCTGTGTATAATGATGAGGGCCAAACCAAAAAAATCCACCCTTATAATTTTGTGTGGGGGCTTTGGTTGAGTGAAGGCGAAAAGAGTTACGATTGA
- a CDS encoding sterol desaturase family protein, with protein sequence MKQFSEFIEIPFMDNVAFPILLGLFILLVILEFVIVLRPWKTSRWFRWINNSLVAVTGLPTARLLLLPATLFMATLCQAEGFGLLNWFEFPVWVAWPVGLLALDYAMYHWHRINHLVPFLWRFHNVHHADMEMDISTAIRFHFGEQLFSIPYRLIVISLFGVSPMMVLVYELVFEAATLFHHSNIRLPKKMEGLMVKLIVTPRMHGIHHSVVKNETDSNYSTVLNVWDRIHSTRRLNIPQEKITIGVPAYRSKADNKFWRLLILPFTKQRGWVYEDQSVPERDATDKTQVF encoded by the coding sequence GTGAAACAATTTTCTGAGTTTATCGAAATCCCATTTATGGATAATGTAGCCTTTCCCATTCTGCTGGGGCTATTTATCCTGCTGGTCATTCTGGAGTTTGTAATTGTACTCCGTCCATGGAAAACGAGCCGATGGTTTAGGTGGATAAACAATAGCCTGGTAGCTGTGACAGGGTTGCCTACGGCCCGGCTACTTTTGCTGCCAGCTACTCTATTTATGGCAACACTATGCCAAGCGGAAGGTTTTGGGCTTCTCAATTGGTTTGAATTTCCAGTATGGGTAGCGTGGCCTGTTGGTTTATTAGCATTGGATTATGCCATGTATCATTGGCATCGTATCAATCACCTGGTTCCATTTTTATGGCGTTTTCACAATGTACACCATGCAGACATGGAAATGGATATTTCTACGGCTATTCGCTTCCACTTTGGTGAGCAATTGTTTTCCATACCTTATAGGTTGATTGTTATTTCACTATTTGGCGTAAGCCCAATGATGGTATTGGTATACGAGCTTGTATTTGAAGCAGCCACTCTTTTTCATCACAGCAATATTAGATTGCCTAAAAAGATGGAGGGCCTAATGGTAAAACTAATCGTAACACCGAGGATGCACGGTATACATCACTCAGTAGTAAAAAATGAAACCGACAGCAATTATTCTACAGTGCTGAATGTTTGGGATAGAATACATAGCACGAGGAGATTAAATATACCACAGGAAAAAATCACCATTGGTGTGCCAGCTTATAGGTCTAAAGCGGACAATAAATTTTGGAGACTTCTGATATTACCATTTACAAAACAGCGCGGATGGGTATATGAAGACCAGTCTGTGCCAGAGCGTGATGCTACTGATAAGACACAAGTATTCTGA
- a CDS encoding TIGR04282 family arsenosugar biosynthesis glycosyltransferase: MKQALITFIRNPELGKGKTRLAKDSSKEYALEIYIKLLEHTRKVCTQTDAERYVFYADYINAEDEWSTDDFQKRLQLDGGLGEKMKDAFSTVFSEGCDKAIIIGSDCPDISSELIENAFKELNSNDFVIGPSNDGGYYLLGMNTLFSPIFENKTWSAETVLEETVKDISNAGFSIKLLKPLTDVDHLEDVPQKWR, encoded by the coding sequence ATGAAACAAGCCCTTATCACTTTTATTCGTAACCCTGAACTGGGCAAAGGCAAAACGCGTTTGGCTAAAGATTCTTCAAAGGAATACGCCTTGGAGATTTATATAAAACTGCTTGAGCACACAAGAAAGGTGTGCACACAAACTGATGCTGAGCGCTACGTCTTTTATGCCGATTACATTAATGCTGAGGATGAATGGAGTACCGATGATTTTCAAAAGAGATTGCAGCTGGATGGAGGTCTTGGTGAAAAAATGAAAGATGCTTTCTCCACTGTGTTCAGCGAAGGCTGTGATAAGGCCATTATAATTGGTAGTGATTGCCCGGATATAAGTTCAGAGTTAATTGAAAATGCATTCAAGGAATTAAACTCGAATGATTTTGTAATAGGACCTTCCAACGATGGTGGTTATTACCTTTTAGGGATGAACACGCTTTTTAGTCCAATTTTTGAAAATAAAACCTGGAGTGCCGAAACTGTACTGGAAGAAACTGTAAAGGATATTTCAAATGCTGGCTTTAGCATAAAACTATTGAAGCCGCTTACCGATGTTGACCATCTTGAAGATGTGCCTCAAAAGTGGCGCTAA
- a CDS encoding TIGR04283 family arsenosugar biosynthesis glycosyltransferase, whose product MHLSIVIPTYNEVDNIEETIQHLQEGLKDKLGEIIVSDGGSDDCTLEKARSLGVDTYLSPVKGRAGQMNYGVSKASGDVFYFVHADSRPPLSFYDDIKEALNENYNCGGFRFKFDSNRLILIINNFLTHINWIYCRGGDQSIFCSKELFYSVGKFREDMLIMEDYDFLKKIRTKGNFRLIPKSTLVSARKYYANSWLRVMRANIKVVSMYRKGATQEELLETYRKMLSYRKNAF is encoded by the coding sequence ATGCATTTAAGTATAGTTATACCTACATATAACGAAGTTGATAATATTGAGGAGACCATCCAGCATCTGCAGGAAGGTCTTAAAGATAAGCTCGGTGAAATCATTGTAAGCGATGGTGGAAGTGATGATTGCACATTAGAAAAAGCCCGGTCACTTGGCGTAGATACTTATTTATCTCCCGTAAAGGGACGAGCTGGGCAAATGAACTACGGAGTGAGCAAGGCTTCTGGTGATGTATTTTACTTTGTACACGCTGACAGCAGACCTCCTCTATCTTTTTATGATGATATAAAGGAAGCTCTGAATGAAAACTACAATTGTGGCGGCTTTCGCTTTAAGTTTGACAGCAACAGGCTTATACTTATCATCAATAATTTTTTGACTCATATCAACTGGATTTACTGCCGTGGTGGTGACCAGAGTATATTTTGCTCCAAAGAATTGTTTTATTCCGTTGGCAAATTCAGGGAGGATATGCTCATCATGGAAGATTATGATTTTTTGAAGAAAATCAGAACAAAGGGCAATTTCAGGTTGATCCCTAAATCCACTTTGGTATCAGCCAGAAAATACTACGCCAATAGCTGGCTAAGGGTGATGCGTGCCAATATAAAAGTGGTAAGCATGTATAGAAAAGGCGCTACCCAAGAAGAATTGCTGGAGACCTATCGCAAAATGCTCAGCTATAGAAAGAATGCTTTTTAA
- a CDS encoding DUF547 domain-containing protein translates to MNPKADIISSPPSNEVFSSLLKKYVNDAGFVDYKGFISEKDVFEEYLDSLISTSPDGSWSKNEQIAYWINVYNAFTIKLIIDHYPLKSIKDIGPYIQIPRVNTPWQKKFIQIANKTYNLDKIEHNILRSKFNDPRIHFALVCASISCPKLRSEAYEADKLDKQLNEQGRFFLANQNKNIIEADKLKLSKYFTWYKADFTQDGSLIDYLNQFAPIKINRDADIEYLEYNWGLNEQ, encoded by the coding sequence ATGAACCCTAAAGCTGATATTATTTCTTCACCACCCTCAAATGAAGTGTTTTCGAGCCTGCTTAAAAAGTATGTGAACGATGCAGGCTTTGTGGACTATAAAGGCTTTATCAGCGAAAAAGACGTTTTTGAAGAATACCTCGACTCATTAATCTCTACCTCGCCTGACGGAAGTTGGAGTAAAAATGAACAGATAGCTTACTGGATAAATGTCTACAATGCTTTTACGATTAAGCTGATAATAGACCACTACCCTTTGAAAAGCATTAAGGACATCGGCCCATACATTCAGATTCCACGGGTAAATACGCCTTGGCAAAAGAAGTTTATACAAATTGCCAACAAAACTTATAACCTCGACAAGATTGAGCACAACATATTAAGAAGTAAATTTAATGACCCCAGAATTCACTTTGCACTTGTCTGTGCTTCCATAAGTTGTCCCAAGCTTAGAAGTGAGGCTTATGAAGCAGATAAGCTTGATAAACAACTAAATGAGCAAGGGAGATTCTTTTTGGCCAACCAGAACAAGAATATCATTGAAGCTGATAAATTAAAGCTTTCCAAGTACTTTACCTGGTACAAAGCAGACTTTACGCAAGATGGCAGCCTCATTGACTATCTTAATCAATTTGCACCAATTAAGATAAACCGCGATGCTGACATCGAATATTTAGAGTATAATTGGGGTCTTAATGAGCAGTAA
- a CDS encoding dihydrolipoyl dehydrogenase family protein, with the protein MKSKYDIIVIGSGSGGLGVALGMKTFGFDVLMVEKDGNNIGGECLNSGCVPSKALIHVAELFAKGREAASYGLGDASGKADLQKVWEYVHGRQDMIRDHESLEYLREKEGLDIEIGYAKFSGRKEIEVNGKKFSAKKILVATGSRPRMINVDGMEKVNIYTNENLFHMKELPENMLIIGGGPIGMEMGQSFARLGSKVRVLEKHNRIMSKELPEVSTIVQERLEKDGIDFFLEHQLINFPEANMALLRDKSGNEKTIQCDAVLVGIGRTVSHEGLDIEKAGIKLKDKKVEIDDKLRAKDNKNIVFAGDAAGNVLFSHGAELHTTVLLTNFFTPSPFKQKFNLDHFSWCTFTDPEVCTFGLSEDEIKDRGISYERIDHSFESDDRAITSDYRYGKLILFLKKNWLNPRNGKILGGTVVAPSAGEMAQELIMANQQGLGAGAIFNKTYPYPVQTRVHKMALVEKFSSGISPTIKKLMKFLYH; encoded by the coding sequence ATGAAAAGCAAATATGACATTATTGTAATCGGAAGCGGAAGTGGTGGCCTAGGCGTAGCCTTGGGGATGAAAACTTTTGGCTTTGATGTACTAATGGTAGAAAAGGATGGAAACAACATTGGTGGCGAATGCTTAAACAGCGGATGTGTTCCCAGCAAAGCACTGATTCACGTTGCTGAACTTTTTGCCAAAGGCCGCGAAGCTGCCAGTTATGGTTTGGGAGATGCTTCTGGTAAAGCTGACCTTCAAAAAGTTTGGGAGTATGTTCACGGCCGTCAGGATATGATTCGTGACCACGAGTCGTTAGAATATCTCCGAGAAAAGGAGGGCCTGGATATAGAGATTGGTTACGCCAAATTTTCCGGACGAAAAGAAATTGAAGTAAACGGTAAAAAGTTTAGCGCCAAAAAGATTTTGGTAGCCACTGGTTCGCGCCCAAGGATGATAAATGTGGACGGGATGGAAAAGGTGAACATTTACACCAATGAGAATCTCTTTCACATGAAAGAGCTACCCGAAAACATGCTGATAATTGGTGGTGGCCCCATAGGTATGGAAATGGGACAATCTTTTGCCAGACTTGGTTCTAAAGTTCGTGTGCTGGAAAAGCATAACCGCATAATGAGCAAGGAGCTTCCCGAAGTTTCTACTATAGTGCAAGAGCGGCTTGAAAAAGACGGTATAGATTTTTTCCTGGAGCACCAGCTGATAAATTTTCCTGAAGCCAATATGGCCTTGCTAAGGGACAAATCCGGAAACGAAAAGACCATTCAATGTGATGCGGTGCTGGTAGGAATTGGCCGCACCGTGAGCCACGAAGGGCTGGACATTGAGAAAGCAGGAATAAAACTCAAAGACAAAAAAGTAGAGATTGACGACAAGCTAAGGGCAAAGGACAATAAGAATATTGTTTTTGCCGGAGATGCTGCCGGTAATGTATTATTTAGCCATGGAGCTGAATTGCACACCACCGTTCTACTTACCAACTTTTTCACTCCCTCACCCTTTAAACAGAAGTTTAATCTTGACCATTTTAGCTGGTGTACCTTTACCGACCCTGAGGTTTGCACCTTCGGCTTAAGTGAGGATGAAATAAAAGACCGTGGCATTTCTTACGAAAGAATTGACCACAGCTTTGAATCAGATGACAGAGCAATAACTTCGGACTACCGCTACGGAAAACTAATACTCTTTCTAAAAAAGAACTGGCTCAATCCTAGAAATGGAAAAATTTTAGGAGGAACCGTAGTTGCCCCTAGTGCCGGAGAAATGGCTCAAGAGTTAATCATGGCTAACCAACAAGGACTGGGCGCAGGTGCAATTTTTAATAAAACTTATCCCTATCCAGTACAAACCAGAGTGCATAAGATGGCTCTTGTTGAGAAATTTTCATCCGGCATAAGCCCTACAATTAAGAAGCTTATGAAATTTCTTTATCATTAA
- a CDS encoding NDR1/HIN1-like protein has translation MKKKTIWIVIILLILALGFYGWNRYQKSQNEEYGTFLIPRLEYSAFVFKRIEPEVITMDMKMLIDNPTLFGFTVDSFTYDFYIADQMVFSSTYPEKIELKGGDSSFIMVPITMYNDSLTWVLDSLKNAGIENTTYSVKGDFYADVPLLKERKFNYNQSFEAPLYKVPATKLKDWEYRKLENGDVTLDFILTIVNFNVFPYDFKDLSYEINLGNDKMVFDGAIMGDVNIPKEDSVDLVLPVNIDLSELGGAALNFIFKGRDLEYEFYSKLTITNESNTISDSPMELYSKGTLGTIIDLTKE, from the coding sequence ATGAAAAAGAAAACGATCTGGATTGTCATCATTCTACTCATACTGGCCCTCGGTTTTTATGGCTGGAACCGCTACCAAAAATCACAAAACGAAGAGTACGGCACTTTTTTAATACCTCGACTGGAATACAGCGCCTTCGTGTTTAAGAGAATTGAACCGGAAGTGATAACCATGGACATGAAAATGCTCATTGATAACCCTACCCTTTTTGGATTCACCGTAGATAGTTTTACCTATGATTTTTACATAGCTGACCAAATGGTGTTTAGCAGCACTTATCCCGAAAAAATCGAACTCAAAGGTGGTGATAGTAGTTTTATAATGGTTCCTATCACCATGTACAATGATTCACTCACCTGGGTGCTTGACAGCCTAAAAAATGCTGGTATTGAAAACACCACCTACTCCGTGAAAGGAGACTTTTATGCCGATGTTCCCTTACTGAAAGAGCGCAAATTCAATTATAATCAAAGTTTTGAGGCCCCACTTTACAAGGTACCCGCAACAAAACTCAAAGACTGGGAATACCGAAAACTTGAAAATGGAGACGTCACCCTCGACTTCATCCTGACTATTGTAAACTTTAATGTATTCCCATACGATTTTAAAGACCTATCATATGAAATCAACCTTGGGAACGATAAGATGGTTTTTGATGGTGCTATAATGGGAGACGTAAATATCCCAAAAGAAGACAGTGTGGATTTGGTACTACCTGTAAATATTGACCTGAGCGAATTAGGAGGTGCCGCCTTGAATTTCATTTTTAAAGGTAGAGACCTAGAGTATGAGTTTTACTCAAAGCTCACCATTACTAATGAGAGCAATACGATAAGCGATAGCCCCATGGAACTTTATTCGAAAGGTACCCTTGGAACCATAATAGACCTAACAAAAGAATAA